A single genomic interval of Primulina huaijiensis isolate GDHJ02 chromosome 7, ASM1229523v2, whole genome shotgun sequence harbors:
- the LOC140980810 gene encoding ISWI chromatin-remodeling complex ATPase CHR11 isoform X1 encodes MAKSSRLKYSSDESTSNSSEEEDAAKDQLNDEEDEEELEAVARTTDDFDDEEEDNSNAAAQEEEEVDEDVANEVSKREKLRLNEMQRLKKQKIREMLEAPNAAIDADMNNKGKGRLKYLLQQTELFSHFAKGDQTSSLKKAKGRGRHASKITEEEEDEECLKEEEEGLSGSGNTRLVAQPSCIQGKMRDYQLAGLNWLIRLYENGINGILADEMGLGKTLQTISILGYLHEFRGITGPHMVVAPKSTLGNWMNEIKRFCPILRAVKFLGNPDERRYIRDELLVAGKFDVCVTSFEMAIREKSALRRFSWRYIIIDEAHRIKNENSLLSKTMRLYNTNYRLLITGTPLQNNLHELWSLLNFLLPEIFSSSETFDEWFQISGENDQQEVVQQLHKVLRPFLLRRLKSDVEKGLPPKKETILKVGMSQMQKQYYKALLQKDLEVVNAGGERKRLLNIAMQLRKCCNHPYLFQGAEPGPPYTTGEHLIENAGKMVLLDKLLPKLKERDSRVLIFSQMTRLLDILEDYLIFRGYYYCRIDGNTGGDDRDASIEAFNSPGSEKFVFLLSTRAGGLGINLATADVVILYDSDWNPQVDLQAQDRAHRIGQKKEVQVFRFCAEFTIEEKVIERAYKKLALDALVIQQGRLAEQKTVNKDELLQMVRFGAEMVFSSKDSTITDEDIDRIIAKGEEATAELDAKMKKFTEDAIKFKMDDSAELYAFDDEKDEKFDFKKIVSENWMEPPKRERKRNYSESEYFKQTMRQSGPARPKEPRIPRMPQLHDFQFFNTQRLSELYEKEVRCLMQLHQRNQVKDTIDVDEPEGMFFYRDAIVLSGFVLIFSWYVVLYLDVGEPLTAEEQEEKERLLEEGFSTWSRRDFNTFIRACEKYGRNDITSINSEMEGKTEEEIERYAEAFKTRYKELNDYDRIIKNIERGEARISRKDEIMKAIGKKLNRYKNPWLELKIQYGQNKGKLYNEECDRFMICMVHKLGYGNWDELKAAFRTSPLFRFDWFVKSRTTQELARRCDTLIRLVERENQEYDERERQARKEKKLAKNTTPSKRSAARQATESPPSNQKKRKQLSMDDHVNSGKKRK; translated from the exons ATGGCGAAATCCTCTCGATTGAAGTACTCCTCGGACGAATCTACGTCCAATTCTTCGGAGGAAGAAGATGCTGCCAAGGATCAGCTCAACGATGAGGAAGATGAGGAGGAGCTCGAAGCCGTAGCTCGTACAACCGATGATTTTGACGACGAGGAGGAGGACAACTCCAACGCCGCTGctcaagaagaagaagaagtg GATGAAGATGTTGCAAATGAAGTGTCCAAACGTGAAAAGCTCCGGCTCAACGAAATGCAGCGGTTGAAGAAGCAGAAGATAAGAGAGATGCTAGAAGCCCCGAATGCTGCTATTGATGCTGACAtg AACAACAAAGGAAAGGGTCGATTGAAATATCTATTACAGCAGACAGAGTTGTTTTCTCATTTTGCTAAGGGTGATCAGACCTCCTCTCTGAAGAAGGCAAAAGGAAG AGGGCGCCATGCATCAAAGATAACTGAAgaggaagaagatgaagagtgTCTCAAAGAGGAAGAAGAAGGTCTTTCTGGCAGTGGAAATACAAGACTTGTGGCACAACCATCTT GTATTCAAGGAAAGATGAGGGATTACCAATTGGCTGGCTTAAATTGGTTGATAAGATTATATGAGAATGGCATTAATGGAATACTTGCTGATGAAATG GGACTCGGTAAAACATTACAAACCATCTCTATTTTGGGATACTTGCATGAGTTTAGAGGGATTACAGGCCCTCATATGGTTGTTGCTCCTAAATCTACACTTGGCAATTGGATGAATGAAATCAAACGGTTTTGTCCCATTTTGCGTGCTGTGAAATTTCTTGGAAATCCTGATGAAAGA AGATATATACGAGACGAGTTGCTAGTTGCTGGCAAGTTTGATGTTTGTGTGACAAGTTTTGAGATGGCCATTAGAGAGAAGTCTGCTTTGCGCCGATTTAGTTGGCGATATATCATTATAGATGAAGCTCATCGAATCAAGAATGAGAACTCGCTTCTCTCAAAAACGATGAGACTTTATAATACCAACTATCGGCTTTTAATAACAGGAACGCCACTTCAG AATAACCTCCACGAACTCTGGTCCCTCCTTAACTTTTTACTTCCTGAGATATTTAGCTCTTCTGAAACATTTGATGAATGGTTCCAAATTTCCGGTGAAAATGATCAACAAGAAGTTGTCCAGCAACTTCACAAG GTTCTTCGGCCATTCCTCCTTAGAAGATTGAAGTCTGATGTTGAGAAAGGTTTGCCTCCTAAAAAGGAGACAATATTAAAAGTTGGCATGTCTCAAATGCAAAAACAATACTACAAGGCATTGCTACAGAAAGATCTTGAGGTTGTAAATGCTGGCGGAGAAAGGAAGCGCCTGCTTAATATAGCAATGCAGCTCCGAAAATGTTGCAATCACCCATATTTATTTCAAGGAGCTGAACCTGGGCCACCTTATACCACTGGAGAACATCTTATAGAAAATGCTG GAAAGATGGTTCTTCTTGATAAACTGCTTCCAAAATTAAAGGAGCGTGATTCCAgggttttgatattttcacag ATGACAAGACTGTTGGACATTCTTGAAGACTACTTGATATTCCGTGGATACTATTATTGCCGAATTGATGGAAATACTGGTGGAGATGATCGAGATGCTTCCATTGAAGCCTTCAACAGTCCGGGAAGTGAGAAGTTTGTCTTTCTACTGTCAACAAGAGCCGGAGGACTTGGTATCAACCTTGCTACTGCTGATGTTGTCATTCTTTATGACAGTGATTG GAATCCGCAAGTTGATTTGCAGGCCCAGGACCGTGCTCATAGAATTGGACAGAAGAAGGAAGTGCAAGTCTTCCGTTTCTGCGCCGAG TTCACCATTGAGGAGAAAGTGATTGAGAGGGCCTATAAAAAACTTGCACTTGATGCTTTGGTTATCCAACAGGGACGATTAGCCGAGCAAAAGA CTGTTAATAAGGATGAGTTGCTGCAAATGGTGAGATTTGGTGCTGAAATGGTTTTTAGTTCGAAAGACAGCACAATAACGGATGAAGATATAGATAGAATTATTGCCAAGGGAGAAGAGGCTACAGCTGAACTTGATGCAAAGATGAAAAAATTTACTGAAGATGCTATCAAATTCAAAATGGATGATA GTGCTGAGTTGTATGCTTTTGATGATGAGAAG GATGAAAAGTTTGACTTCAAGAAAATTGTGAGTGAAAATTGGATGGAACCACCAAAAAGAGAAAGAAAGCGGAA TTACTCTGAATCAGAGTACTTCAAGCAGACAATGCGTCAAAGTGGTCCTGCAAGACCTAAAGAGCCACGAATTCCTCGCATGCCTCAGCT tcATGATTTCCAGTTCTTCAACACTCAGCGTCTTAGTGAACTGTATGAGAAAGAAGTTCGTTGTCTGATG CAATTACATCAGAGAAATCAGGTAAAAGACACAATAGATGTGGATGAACCTGAAGGTATGTTCTTTTATCGAGATGCCATTGTTCTATCAGGTTTTGTTTTGATATTCTCTTGGTATGTTGTTCTCTACCTAGATGTGGGGGAGCCGTTGACTGCTGAAGAGCAGGAAGAAAAGGAGCGGCTGCTGGAAGAA GGATTTTCAACATGGAGCAGGAGAGACTTCAATACTTTCATCAGGGCTTGTGAGAAGTATGGTCGAAATGATATCACGAGTATCAATTCCGAAATGGAAGGGAAAACCGAGGAAGAGATCGAGAGATATGCTGAAGCTTTCAAAACCCGATATAAAGAATTGAATG ATTATGATAGGATTATTAAGAACATCGAAAGAGGAGAAGCTAGAATTTCAAGGAAAGATGAGATCATGAAGGCTATAGGGAAGAAATTGAACCGCTACAAGAATCCATGGTTGGAACTGAAGATCCAATATGGCCAGAACAAAGGGAAGCTGTACAATGAAGAATGTGATCGCTTTATG ATATGTATGGTTCACAAGCTTGGATATGGGAATTGGGACGAGCTGAAAGCTGCCTTTCGCACTTCTCCATTATTTCGGTTTGATTGGTTTGTAAAATCTCGTACAACTCAAGAACTTGCAAGGAGATGTGACACACTTATCCGGCTGGTGGAGCGGGAAAATCAAGAATACGATGAGAGGGAGAGGCAAGCCCGTAAAGAGAAAAAGTTAGCCAAG AACACAACCCCCTCTAAGCGTTCCGCTGCTAGGCAGGCTACCGAGAGCCCTCCTTCCAATCAAAAGAAACGAAAGCAATTGTCAATGGACGATCATGTCAACTCG ggaaagaaaagaaaatga